The Moraxella nasicaprae sequence TTACCAAAGACATCAATGAGGCTGATGTATTGCTGATGAATACTTGTTCCATTCGTGAAAAAGCCCAAGAAAAGGTGTTTAGTGAGCTTGGTCGTTGGCGTAAACTTAAAGAAAAAAACCCAGATTTGATTATTGGCGTAGGAGGTTGTGTTGCCTCCCAAGAGGGCGATAATATCCAAAAACGAGCCCCTTATGTGGACATGGTGTTTGGGCCTCAAACCCTGCACCGCTTGCCTGAGCTGTACGAAAATTCCCAAAAAGCCAAATCGGTCTTTGATGATAAAACCAAAACCAAAAATCGTATTGGCGTGGTTGATGTCTCCTTTCCTAGCATCGAAAAATTTGACTTCTTACCAGAACCAAAGGTAGAGGGCTATAAAGCGTTTGTTTCCATCATGGAAGGCTGTTCCAAATACTGCTCGTTTTGTGTCGTGCCTTATACCCGTGGCGAAGAGCTGTCTCGCCCCTTAGATGATGTGCTTGCTGAGATTGCTTCTTTGGCGGAGCAGGGCGTGCGTGAGATTAACCTTTTGGGACAAAATGTCAATGGCTATCGTGGCGAAAAAGATGATGGTAGTATTTGTCGTTTTAGCGAGCTTTTGCATTATGTTTCACACATTGATGGCATTGAACGCATTCGCTACACCACCAGTCACCCCCTAGAATTTACCGATGACATCATTGAGGCATATAAGACGCTACCAAAATTGGTGTCGCATTTGCACTTGCCTGTACAGTCTGGCTCAAACGCCATCTTGGCGGCAATGAAACGCAATCACACCATTGATGTTTATATCAATCAAATCAATAAGTTAAAGGCGATTCGTCCTGATTTGCATTTATCAAGCGATTTTATCATTGGCTTTCCAGGTGAGAGCGATGCAGACTTTGCTGATACGCTCAATCTTGCCAAAGAACTAGACTTTGACCATTCATACAGTTTTATCTACTCAAAACGCCCTGGTACGCCTGCTTCTGACTTGCCTGATGATGTAAGTTTGGACACCAAAAAAGCCCGTTTGGCAGAATTTCAAGAAGTCAT is a genomic window containing:
- the miaB gene encoding tRNA (N6-isopentenyl adenosine(37)-C2)-methylthiotransferase MiaB produces the protein MKVATFNPKDHQAINKPVMNADDLSATKTVKKVYIVTQGCQMNEYDSEKMGDVLGQSHGMVVTKDINEADVLLMNTCSIREKAQEKVFSELGRWRKLKEKNPDLIIGVGGCVASQEGDNIQKRAPYVDMVFGPQTLHRLPELYENSQKAKSVFDDKTKTKNRIGVVDVSFPSIEKFDFLPEPKVEGYKAFVSIMEGCSKYCSFCVVPYTRGEELSRPLDDVLAEIASLAEQGVREINLLGQNVNGYRGEKDDGSICRFSELLHYVSHIDGIERIRYTTSHPLEFTDDIIEAYKTLPKLVSHLHLPVQSGSNAILAAMKRNHTIDVYINQINKLKAIRPDLHLSSDFIIGFPGESDADFADTLNLAKELDFDHSYSFIYSKRPGTPASDLPDDVSLDTKKARLAEFQEVIKKSTFAKTEAMVGQTVRVLVEEKADRYEGHLHGSADNTRSVVFAGGEELLGKFVLVKITAAKSMHLVLGELVSVLD